A stretch of DNA from Noviherbaspirillum sedimenti:
GAGCGCGTGCTCGATTACGCCCCCACCAACTTTCACCTGGTTATCTCCTCGCGCACCGGACTACCCTTCCCCCATCATCAACTGCGGGTGCACGACCGGATCACAGAGATCGGGGTCAAGTCGTTGCGCTTCACCTTCGACGAGACTCATGCGTTGCTGGCTGAGCGCGTGTCCGATCAGGTCGAACCGGAGCAGAGCCGCACGCTGCACGATGCCACGGAAGGCTGGGTGGCTGGAATCCAGATGCTGTCGATGGCCTGGCGGGCCGACGGCAATACGCATGGCACGCAAAGCGCGCTGGCCGTAGCACACAGTCATCTCTCCGAGTCGATACTGCAGAGCACCTTCGAACGCCTGCCGCCGGAAACGGCCGACCTGCTGGTGCAGATGTCAATCTTCGACCGCTTCGCAGCGCCACTGTGTGAAGCGGTCATCGGCGTATCCCATGTCGACGAAGTGCTGGAAAAACTGGCATCCGACGGCGTGCTCCTCGTGCCGCTTGATCATGAAGATAACTGGTATCGCTTCCATCCACTGTTTGCCGAGTATTTGCGGCGTCAACTGGTGAAGCGCGTTGTGGAACATCTGGGTGGGCTCCATGCCAAGGCAAGCGACTTTCTGGAGGATCCCGAGTCCATCAATTCGCCCCAGTTCTCGAGCTTCCTGCGAATATGCCGCAGTACGCTGGCCCTGGTGGACCTGCCGGCCCTGCATCTCAAGGCCAGCGTGTGGTTCGAGAAACAGGGCTATCTGATCGAGGCGGTCCAGCATGCGCTAAGCGCAGGCGAAAATACCTACGCCCATGACCTGATTGAACGATGCGCCATGACGGCCGTCGAGCAAGGCAACCTGAACAACGTCCTTGCCTGGGTCGCCAACGTCCCCGCAGAACTGCTGGCAACGCGCTGGCGTTTGCGCCTGGCGAAATTCTGGGCGCTAGCATTGAGCAATGACCTGACGGGCTCCCAAACCGAACTGGATGGCCTGTCTGCCGGCGTGTCATTGCCAGGCGGTATCACGCCATTCGAATTCGCGGTATGCCGAAGCGCCCTGGCATGCATCAGCGAGCACAGCAACGTTGCGCTTGAGCTCGACGCCATGACAATGCCGTCGGGAGATGTATTCCACAACACTGTCGCGTGCAATGTCCTGAGTTATGCTTACGGCTATGCCGGGCAGTTTGAAAAGGTCAAGGCATTCCAGACCCTGTTCAGGGAAAACCTGAAAAAAACAAAATGGACCATCGCCCTTTCGTACGACCGCAGCTTCCTTGCCCGGCAATTCATGATGCAGGGCGATTTTGCCACGGCGATTTCTGGCTTGCGCGATGCTCTCGCTCTCGCCGAGGAGAAGTTCGGTCGCCGCTCGACGCCGGCATGCGCAGTCGCCAGCTATCTGGCCGAAGTGCTTTACGAAACCAACTCGCTCGCCGAGGCAGAAAGCCTGCTGGCAGGACGGCTCGACGTCATGAACCAGTTGCTGTTTTTCGAAAGCGTGGTGCAGGCTTACCTGACTGGCGCCAAGCTGCGCTTCATCCGGGGCGATATGGATGCGGCCTGCGACTTGCTGGACCAGCTCAAGACCTACGGCGCCAGCAAAGGCCTGGTGCGGCCGATCGCGGCATCGCTC
This window harbors:
- a CDS encoding LuxR C-terminal-related transcriptional regulator produces the protein MITTKTVPPRYRRKLVDRARLIDRLNEEAYHSLIFIKAASGFGKTSLLTQWRQSLVTQGCKVGWINLDASDNEESQFLTYWIAALQQAGCDFGQGALAVYRRGETNAISSFVTALINDLSTLDAEIYLVLEDYHYIVNQDIHDMIERVLDYAPTNFHLVISSRTGLPFPHHQLRVHDRITEIGVKSLRFTFDETHALLAERVSDQVEPEQSRTLHDATEGWVAGIQMLSMAWRADGNTHGTQSALAVAHSHLSESILQSTFERLPPETADLLVQMSIFDRFAAPLCEAVIGVSHVDEVLEKLASDGVLLVPLDHEDNWYRFHPLFAEYLRRQLVKRVVEHLGGLHAKASDFLEDPESINSPQFSSFLRICRSTLALVDLPALHLKASVWFEKQGYLIEAVQHALSAGENTYAHDLIERCAMTAVEQGNLNNVLAWVANVPAELLATRWRLRLAKFWALALSNDLTGSQTELDGLSAGVSLPGGITPFEFAVCRSALACISEHSNVALELDAMTMPSGDVFHNTVACNVLSYAYGYAGQFEKVKAFQTLFRENLKKTKWTIALSYDRSFLARQFMMQGDFATAISGLRDALALAEEKFGRRSTPACAVASYLAEVLYETNSLAEAESLLAGRLDVMNQLLFFESVVQAYLTGAKLRFIRGDMDAACDLLDQLKTYGASKGLVRPIAASLGERIRMALLQGDQLTALLLQQQLEGLAIPYGAEPKWATLGNAMEMPLIARLSRVRCAIASDDADSALALLDSLAGTPVIACRHGIMVCIQLLRAMALDRQGNTEKAAMAMCDAVRLSIRSGMVRSFTDEGHACQTLLVSARARLAAEEPGNGVLDKHFGTILAAFNTNKQACREMSPRREEDYANTGPNRLSTRECDVLKLLAQGMPNKRIAATMNVSIDTVKWHLKNIFGKLDVVDRVDAVDKARRTGIIAH